The segment GAGAGACTCGCCAAAAAGGGTGAGCTACGCAAGTTATTCCTAGGTTGAGTCACTTCAACTACGGGTCTGGCCCAAAAGCGTCCTCGGCTGCTGCCGCGCGTATACGGTGCCCGCAGGGATGTTTGCAAAGGTTGTCACAAACAAGCCAAACCGAAAGTCCGGTATCTTTCCAGATGGACATAGCTACCGGTTGACGTTTAAGGATCAAGCCCGTGCCTAGACAATCGAGCATCGAATGGACGCTTTGGACGTGGAACCCGGTCACTGGCTGCACCAAGGTCAGCCAGGGGTGCAAGAACTTCTATGCGGAGCGGTTGGCAAAGCGGCTAAAGGCTATGCGTTCACCCCGATAACGGGACGGCTTCAAGGTGTCAGTGCACCACGATCTTGTCGACGAGCCAAAGCGGTGACGTAAAGGTCGGCTGATCTTCGTTAACAGCATGTCAGATATCATCCATGAAGACGTGCCGCTGAGTTTCATTCGGAAGGTCTTCAAAACAATTGAAGAGTGTGACCACCACATCTTCCAGGTGCTGACGAAACGAAGTGCACGCCTTGCGGAGCTGGCGGACGAACTTCCTTGGCCGTCAAACGTTTGGATGAGGGTCAGCGTCGAGGACGAGCGCGTCGTTCACCGCATTGACGATCTTCGTACAACTCCTGCCCAAGTCAAGTTCCTCTCGCTAGAGCCCCTGATTGGTCCTCTCGATAATCTCAACCTTGATGGCATTCAGTGGGTGATTGTGGGCGGCGAGTCCGGACCTCGCTCGCGACCGATTGAAAAAGATTGGGTGCGGAGTAGTCGCACACAGTGCGAAACGGGCGACGTTGCTTTCTTTTTCAAGCAGTGGGGCGGTGTGCGCAAGCATGTTACAGGTCGTGAGTTGGATGGACGAACGTGGGATGAGTTTCCAACGATGCCGGGGGTGTCTGCGCAACGTGCCCTGAGGCAGGCTGGTTCGTAGCCTTTACCTCTGATACATCTGAATCAGATTCCCGCAAGTGTTCTTTCTCGCGCATGGCTTGGCGAAGTCGTCATGGAGGATGACCGGTGCTTGCTGAAGCCTGCTGAACAAAGCGTCGCTGAAGCGCTCCAACTCCAGTATACGTCGTGACCATCTCTCCGGCGAATTGTCTGACCAACTTCGCCTCAACGTTAGTGGTCATGCCTTGTAAGTCAAGGTAGAGGATGCAGCGGTTCCGCGCCCGTTTGAGCAGCGGTAGAACTAGCTACCAAACATCATCGAGCGTTTTGGCGTTCTCAAGGTCGGCGCGCGTGGTGTACCGCATGTTCTGAAGGTGCTTCACGCGACCTTTTGAAACGTACTTGATCGGGCCGATCTCCGTTGCCGGGCTGACGAAATTCAACACGTACTTATTCGTGTCTTGCCAGGGCTCGATCGACGCGACCTCGGCAATGTGTGTGATCGCCGAGACTGGCGCCGTTCGGTAGGCAGCAATGTACTTGATCTGGGAGCGCATCGTTCCGCCAATCCTGATCTGGTACCAGCGATCCTCGCCGAGGAAAGTTTCTTGGAAGCCGTCTTCATGCGCAGGGACGACGACGGTGTCGATGTCGCCGACTTCGTATTTCTTGGCGGTTGGCTCGCTTGATCGAGTTGGCGTCGGCGCAACTTCTGCAAGGAACGGCGTAAACCTATAGCAGACCTCGTTGTCAGGATTTGCGTACCGAGCAAGCTCGAGAATGTCCACGCTGAACTTGAACTTCTCGGTCAGGCTTCGTTCCAGGCCGTCGGGGATCTGATCGATGATTACAAGCACCCGGAACGGTTCATCATGGATCGCCGTGTGTAGCACGTGGTCGATGTTGCGAAAGCCGCTCTTCTCTGCGTAATCCTCGATCAGGTCAAGTTGCTGTTGGAATTGTAGCGTTTCATGGACGATGCGCTGGACGGCGTTGCGGCTGTCGTCGAATGCCATAGAAAATTGGAGGAGCTGGACGGCGATGTGACGAAGAGGGTCGTGGCTTGCAAGCTCATTTTCAACTACGTAAAGTCGTGGGCGATGGCCAGAAAGATCGACGAGGTATCCATCAGGAATGCTTCCTTTGCCATGGCTCGCGCTGATTTTCTTCTTGGTGTCGACGTAAATGCGATCTGGCCCGAACAATTCACGGGATAGCTTGATGATCGACTCCTCCAGGTCGGCCTCCACTTTGAAGTCGACGCGTGAGAACAATGCTCCTGTAGTCCGTACGATCTCAGTGCCTTCAGACATAGTTCTTCTTCAGATCAGTCTAGCCTAGGCGTTCGAGCTTCAGCGGATTATTCGCGCTTGTTTGTGAGGTCGAATCCGATCTTCCGGTATTCCTCCTCGTCAAATTTCGGCTTTCGGCGACCTAGAGCAATTAAGACGTCGTCCGTTCGGATCTTACGTTCATCTAAAACTACTGAATGTGCCGCCTCGCTGCATGTGACTTCGATATCAGCACAGGTCAGACCCTCAGACTGTTCTGCCATCTTTTTGTAATCGAGCTCATCGATCGGGCGTTCATCGAGATGGACGTGGAAGAGTTCTTCCCGAGCCTCGAAATCTGGCAGGCCGACAAAGATGAGTTTGTCAAACCGGCCTGGACGGATCGCAGCTGGATCGAGCGAGTCGAGATTATTCGTTGCTCCTACCACGAGAATTCTATCTTCTGCAGCCTTGTTTAGTTGCGTTAGGAATTCGCTGACCTCGCCAACAGCGTGTTGGTGTACATCAGTTCGTCTAGGAATCATTGAGTCGATCTCATCCAAGAAGATCATGCTTGGCGCCGCTTCCCGCGCGTCATCGAAGAGCTTCTTTATCTTGCCCTGGGTGCCGTGTATGTATATGCTCCCGAGATCGGAGGGCTTGACGTCGAAGAACTCAAACTCAAGGATCTTCGCCAGCCTGTTCGCGATGAATGTCTTTCCACAGCCCGGCGGTCCGTAGAGTATCACGCCGTTGGGAAGAGCGAGCTTGAACTTGTTGAAGAGAGCTGGTTGGCGTAGCGGAAGGATTACACTGGATTCGAGTTCGACCTTTAGTTCGCGCATTCCTGCGACGCCGTGCCAGATCCCGCTATCGGTAGATTCTCTCGTACGCGAACTTTCCCAGTGTGGAATTTCTTCGTAGCCCAGGTCTTCCTTGAGTTCGATTTTCATTGCTTGAGCGGTCACGTTTTCCGGGTGGATCTCACATTCTAACAACGTCCATGCAAGTGCCTCCCGGACTTTATTCTTAGATCGCAAGACGTCAATCTTGAACAGCCACGCCTTTTGTCTTTCGATCCCATCTTGATCGAACAAATTGTACTGGGGCTCCCGCGCGATCTTGTCGAGGAGATTGAGTGCTCGTTGAACGCGTCCTTGTTGTAGGAGCCTCCGAACCCTTTCCTGCCACTTCAGGCTCTTGACTTTACGCAGATCATCCGTACTTCTTCTCATTGGATCGAGCCTAAGGTGAGTAGTCGTATTGCTTTAGCCAACGCCGGGCAGTGTCGAGTTCGGTCTCCGTGAAGAGGGGCCAGAACTTCTCGTTCGCAAGTATCTGGGCTTCGACGGTGAGGTCGATTCGCTTGCGCATGTAGAGTTCGACAAAGCCGTGTGAAACTTCCGGTGCCCGTAGTAGGATGTGCGCCGTTTCCAGGCCTTGGTGCTCCTCCAGCATCCTCATGAAGCGCGTCGCGTTGTACTTGCATTCTGACTTCGCTCGATCGTAGATCGAACGCATCAAAACGTGGAATTCTGCTTCGAGTTCAGTCATGGTCTGTTCCGGTGTTCATACGAATATGTTTGCAGCTGAATGGGCGGGATCCGTAGGGTTATGACAATTGGGGAGTTCGGCGCAACACTTATTGATTCCAGTTATTAGCGTCGTGTCCATCGTCACGATGAACAGGCGTTCCTTGGGGATGTCGTAGTAGTCCATCAAGTATCTGCCGGTAGAAGCTAGAATCAGGTCTGGTAGGCCCACGTTCAACCACCTCGGCCTTTGCTTTAGAAAGGCCTCGTGAAACCGGTCGACGCCGATGATAATTTCTCTATCAGACTGAACATCGTGAACGTGGACCTTGCGCCGCGTCGCCTTCATTTTCTTGTGTGACATCGAAACCAGATCGCGTAGCCGCGCTCGTGACTTCTGATACCCGTCAGAGGAAGTCCACCAGCATCCGGTTGCCTTGTAGTAGTTCTTGGCCAAAGCCTTGAATGCCTCGGCGACACATATGTCGGGCACGTAAACACGGGCTTTATTGACCTTCATTTGTGATTCAATCTCGCTCCACCAGAGTCGACAAGCCTTGATCCGGTCGCGGTCTGCTTGGGGGCGATTCGCAGGGGTCGTTCGGTGTTGGTTAAATGGTAGGGCGTAGTTTGCTAGGAAGCACGCATCGACCAAGTAGTAATTTTTTCCTCTGGCGGGATTTCGCTCTATCTTGCGGACACGTGCCATTCTAGTCTTCCCGCCTGTCGCGGAGCCACCCCTCTAGCTTCTGCCCTTCGATGGCTTCAGTTGAATTGCCGAAGCGGATGTAAACCGTTCCGTCGAGGTAGTGGGTCGCGGGCTTGGCAGGTACGTCGATACGGCAGACCGTCTTGCCGTCGATCGTGACGCACTGCGGGTCTATGTCGTGGAATAGCGGAGTGATCCGCTTCTTGACTAGGTCGGTGAGATTGAGCTGGAAGCCGTCCCAGTCCTGCTTGTTTCCGCACAGAGTGTAGTCGGGCTCGATGCCGACCGGGCCGTCGGTGTCGTGGACGCCGATCAGGAGCGCGCCGCCATTGCTGTTGAGGAAGGCGACGATCGTCTTGAGTGCGGAGTGGACGACGCCCTTCCTGTCCTCGGCGATCAGCTGCGACTTGCGGTCGTCGGGGACCTTCGCGTACTTGCCGTGCGCCGAGTCGATGTACTCCAGGCTCTGCTTGAACTCCACCCGCGCGCTCGCGCCACCGGAAACCAGTTCTCCCGTGCTCGGCAATGCTGGAGCAGTGACTGGCGCAGCGCGAAAGTCATCAGATTGATCGCGGCCAAGGAGTGACGAC is part of the Armatimonadota bacterium genome and harbors:
- a CDS encoding ATP-binding protein, translated to MRRSTDDLRKVKSLKWQERVRRLLQQGRVQRALNLLDKIAREPQYNLFDQDGIERQKAWLFKIDVLRSKNKVREALAWTLLECEIHPENVTAQAMKIELKEDLGYEEIPHWESSRTRESTDSGIWHGVAGMRELKVELESSVILPLRQPALFNKFKLALPNGVILYGPPGCGKTFIANRLAKILEFEFFDVKPSDLGSIYIHGTQGKIKKLFDDAREAAPSMIFLDEIDSMIPRRTDVHQHAVGEVSEFLTQLNKAAEDRILVVGATNNLDSLDPAAIRPGRFDKLIFVGLPDFEAREELFHVHLDERPIDELDYKKMAEQSEGLTCADIEVTCSEAAHSVVLDERKIRTDDVLIALGRRKPKFDEEEYRKIGFDLTNKRE
- a CDS encoding ATP-binding protein, whose translation is MVSERALSVWNRSRGDIKERFTFADLKDIAGKAGLPIHELTHLQQRQLPAKGASKAQLLDAISELMLRESSKRQREVVLTFLNAWRDRRPADEQEIEMLSSLLGRDQSDDFRAAPVTAPALPSTGELVSGGASARVEFKQSLEYIDSAHGKYAKVPDDRKSQLIAEDRKGVVHSALKTIVAFLNSNGGALLIGVHDTDGPVGIEPDYTLCGNKQDWDGFQLNLTDLVKKRITPLFHDIDPQCVTIDGKTVCRIDVPAKPATHYLDGTVYIRFGNSTEAIEGQKLEGWLRDRRED